From the genome of Terriglobia bacterium:
ACTGCTGGCGGTTCGCCGATACCATGTTGTTCAGCCCGCAGATGTACGCTTCCATGTCCCTGCGGTCGCCAACGATCTCGCGCACGTGCTCCTGCACGTAACCCCTGGCTCCCTGCCAGCTCTCGGACGGGCGGCTCAACGTGATGATGTAGTGGAAATTCGGATGCTCTCGCGCCAGTTGTGCAAACTCGTCACGATAGTAAATATCTTTCTCATATCGCGTCCCATAAACCAGCCAATATTCCTTCCCCTGGTGACGCGATTCGTCCGCCAGCAGCCAGTGAATCATCCCGCGAAATGGTGCGATGCCCGTTCCAGTTGCGATGAACAGGGCGTCCTTGCGCTCATGTTTCAGCACGAAATGCCC
Proteins encoded in this window:
- a CDS encoding FAD-binding oxidoreductase, with protein sequence MEHPLLTARLAISEVLSDRTKHLEFEVEGQPQFNFIPGQFISVREPRSDGKVITRAYSLASAPGCNNRFDLCLNRVDEGFMSNYLCDLELGREVHFHGPHGHFVLKHERKDALFIATGTGIAPFRGMIHWLLADESRHQGKEYWLVYGTRYEKDIYYRDEFAQLAREHPNFHYIITLSRPSESWQGARGYVQEHVREIVGDRRDMEAYICGLNNMVSANRQQLKELGWDRHQIIYERYD